A portion of the Scleropages formosus chromosome 13, fSclFor1.1, whole genome shotgun sequence genome contains these proteins:
- the tnfsf12 gene encoding tumor necrosis factor ligand superfamily member 12 — MRRALRGSRLGPLGSTGAAVAAAALTLAACSVLFTAWTWGQARNLSTSFRKLQYRLEQVNAQREAVVKLLLEKGIRVDGQRVKRDAGKGKPANGRKVASHFEIKGPSFQQVGSEGIIKGWTEEELNVSKAVRYDPNSGTFKVERNGVYFLYCQVHFNENQSFYVKLEVLVNAKTVLRCMEGYGTTPSSGSHQFHFLKPCQVSGLLRLERGVELKITTGATFTLLTSAKNCFGLFKVN, encoded by the exons ATGCGGCGGGCTCTGCGGGGCAGCAGGCTCGGTCCGCTCGGCTCCACCGGGGCTGCCGTGGCGGCCGCCGCGCTCACCCTGGCCGCGTGCAGCGTCCTCTTCACCGCGTGGACGTGGGGACAGGCGCGCAACCTGTCCACCTCCTTCAGAAAGCTGCAGTATCGCCTCGAACAA GTCAATGCCCAGAGGGAAGCTGTTGTCAAACTTCTGCTGGAAAAGGGAATACGGGTGGACGGCCAGAGGGTGAAGAGAGATG CAGGGAAAGGAAAACCAGCAAATGGGAGGAAAGTTGCTTCTCATTTTGAAA taAAAGGTCCATCCTTCCAACAAG TGGGCAGCGAAGGCATCATTAAGGGCTGGACCGAGGAGGAGCTGAACGTGAGCAAAGCTGTCAGATATGATCCCAACAGTGGAACTTTTAAAGTGGAGAGGAATGGAGTTTACTTCCTCTACTGCCAG GTGCACTTCAATGAGAACCAGAGCTTCTATGTCAAGTTGGAAGTGTTGGTAAACGCTAAGACTGTTCTCCGGTGCATGGAAGGATATGGCACCACACCTTCATCTGGATCCCATCAATTCCACTTCCTCAAGCCATGTCAAGTGTCAGGGCTGCTTCGGCTGGAGAGGGGGGTTGAGCTGAAGATTACAACGGGTGCTACATTCACTCTGCTCACCAGTGCCAAAAACTGCTTTGGCCTCTTCAAAGTCAACTGA